From the genome of Streptomyces sp. V2I9:
ACGGTCGGCACGGTGCTGGCCGTCGCCTCGCTGATCCAGTTCGCCGGGGGCGCGGTGGCGGGGCCGGTGGCCGGACGCATCGGGCTGCGGCGCGCGATGCTGCTGGCGCTCGCGCTGCGCACGGCGGGCTTCGCGGCGTTCGTCCCCGGTACGACCAGTGCGGTCCTGGCGGTCGGGGCGCTGCTGCTGGTGTCGGCGGGCGCGGCCCTGTACCTCCCGGCCAACAAGGCGTATCTGGTGGGCGGCGCGCCCGTGTCGCAGCGGCCCCGGCTGCTGTCGGCGAGCGGGTCGGCGTTCAACGCGGGGATGGCGCTGGGCCCTCCGGCCGCCGCGCCGTTCGTCATGGGCTCCCCCGGCGTGCTGTTCTCGTGCGTCACCGTGCTGTTCGCGCTCGTCGGGGCGGGGCATGCGCTGCTGCCGCGCGAGGCGTCGTACCGGGATGAGGAGGCGCCCGCCTTTCCCGCGTGCCGGGTTCCCGACGCACCGCGGCCGGGCCCTTCGCCGTTCGTGGTGACCGTGTCGAGCGTGTACGCGTTCATGTTCTTCCAGCACTATCTGGCGCTGTACGCGGTCCCCCGCACCTCGGCGGTGTTCTACGGCGCGGTGCTGACGGGGTACGCGTCCCTGCTCGTCGTCGCCCAGCCGCTGCTGGCGGAACGGGTCGCCGCGCTGAGCTACCCGGCGGCGGTGCGGTGGGGTTTCGGTGCGATGGCGGCCGGTACGGCGGCGATCGGGGCCGGTGGACACGTGGGGATCGCGGCCGGTGCGGCGCTGCTGTGTCTCGGGGAGATCGTGCTCTTCCTCAAGAACGACCTGGAGGCGCTGGCCCGTTCCACGGCCGCCCCGGCGAGCGTGTTCGGGCGGCAGCGGCTGGCGGCGGGCATCGGCGCGTTCGCCAGCGGGCTGGTCGGCGGTCACCTGTACGGGGCTGCGGAGGCGGCGGGCTCGGCGCGCGGGTTCTGGGCCGCGGTCTGCGTCCAGTGCCTCCTGCTGCCGGTGCTGCCGCTGTTCCGCCGCCGTACCGTCCGGGACCCCGAGGGGTCCCGGACGGATACCGCCTAGCCGGTGGCGGGTGCGGCCGCGTCCGGTTCCGCACGCCATTGTCCGGCGAGTTCGCGGCGAGCGCGCGCCACGCGGGAGCGCACCGTGCCGACCGGGCACCCGGCGGCGGCCGCGGCCTCCGCGTAGGAAGCGCCCAGCAGTTGGGTGAGGACGAACGCCTGACGACGCGCCGGGTCCAGGCGGCGCAGGGCGTCCAGCACCGCGGCGGCCTCCTCGAATCCGGGCAGGTGGCGGGGTTGAGCCCGTTCCACGGCGGTCTGCCAGTCCGCGGTGTCGGCGGTCCGGGGGCGTACGGCGGCGGCCCGGTGCCGGTCGACGACGACGCGCCGCGCGATCGACATCAGCCAGGTCCGGGCGCAGGAACGCCCGGCGAACCGGGCCAGTCCGCCCATCGCCCGCAGGTACGTCTCCTGGGCCAGGTCGTCGGCGCCGGGGGCGTCGGAGCTGAGGTAGGCGACGAACCGGCGCACGTCCTCGTAGGTCGCCCGGACGAACCGGTCGGCGGCCTCCCGGTCCCCACCGCCTGCGGCCAGTGCCCAGTCGGTGATCTGCCCGTCGTTCTGCCGGGCGGCCGGGACACGGGGGCCGTCCGGGTGGGCACCGGCCGGAGGCGGGCCGAGCCGTCGTGTACCGGACGGATGGGGGCCTGGCGGAAGGGAGCCGGGTGCTCCGACGGCCGGGGGGCTCGGCGCGGGAGGCGGAGATGCGGGAGGGCGGGCGGCTGTCGGTGCGGGTGTCGGGGGCGCGGGGGCCGTCGGTGCCGGGGCCGTTGCCGCGGCGGCTGATGATGCGGGAGGTCGTGGTCCGGGGGCCGGGGGCACAGGGGCCGGCCGTGCGGGGGCCGGTCGTGCGGGGGCGGGGAGTTTCACAGTGGTCCTTCGCGTCCGTGCGGAGCCGGCGCGGTGCTCGCCCGGCTCCGCACGCCGGTCCCGGGCGGCCGCGGAGGGCGGCGGCACGGTGGGACCGGCATGCCTGTCACGGGCGTGCGCGGGCACACCCGTACCGCCTCCGGCGCAGGACGGCCGGAGAGCGTGTGAGGTCAGCGGGAGCGGAGGGCGGGCGGCGGCCCGCGCCGGGAGAGGGCGTGCAGGGCGGGCAGGCCCCGTGGGCGGCGTCCCTGTCGGCGCCGGACGCCTCGCGGGGCGGCCGGGGCCGGGGCGGGCGGCGACGCGCACCACAGGCGCCAGGCCGTCCGCAGCGGAGTCCCGACGAACAGCACCAGGCAGCGGGCCAGCCGGGCCAGGGCGACCTCGCCGCGCCACAGCCACCAGCCGCAGATCAGCCCGGCCAGCGCGTGGGCGAGGGCCATGCCGAAGGTGAACGCCGTGCCGTCGAAGGCGGACAGCAGCCCGAGCAGGTCCGACGGGCCGCCGATCGGGACCTCGTGGGCGGAGTGACGCATCGCGCCCTCCGCAGGGTGCCCGCCGGCCGCGTGGTGCGCGCCGTGTCCGCCCGGCAGCCGGGATCCGGCGAGGGAGAAGAAGGTGTGCTGCCCCAACTGGCCCAGGACATGGGCCGCGACGGTCACCGGGGCGCTCCGCCGGCGCCCGGCGAGCCACCACCCGGCCCCGCACACCGGCAGCAGCGCGGCTCCCTGGACGAGCAGGGCCAGGGGCGCGCCGGACATCAGCGCGTGGCCGAGTCCGGACACGGCGACGCACACCACCGCGAACAGTGCGGTGCGCCCGAGTCGGAGTGCGGTTCCGGCCCCCATGGAGCCATCGTGCCAGCAGTCCCCGCGCGGGGGAGAAGGGCACCAGATGCCGAAACAGCGGGAGTTCACCGCGTTTGCCCCCTCGACACCGCACTGTGATCCATATCACAGACTCCTGCCGGGAACTTTCGCTCCTCCCCGCCCGACTGCTCCGACAACGCGCCTGTGTACGCCTCGTGGTCCGGGGCCGCCGCATCCGCCCCCACCCGCCGATGCCCTCCCCGCCCCGAAGAGGCCGCATGACGAACCCGCCCCCCGCCCGCGAACCGGCAGCGGCCGCCGAGACATCCGGAAGCACGCCGCCACCGGCCGGCATATCCGGATCGGAGGCGGCTCCCGGACCGGCCCCCGCGGCAGCGCCGAAGACAGCGACCGCCACCGCGACCGGCCCGGACACCGCGCCTCCCGGCACCTCTTCCGCACCTGGCGACGGCCGCGTCCCCTCCCCCCGGACGACGGGCGGGCCGCGACGGCCGACGCTCGGCTCCGACCTGCGGGCCTCGTGGCCCGACGGCCTGGTGGCGCTCCTCGTCACCGCCGCCGTCTTCGTCCTCCTCTACCTGCGCATCCGCGACAAGACCTCCTCCACGGTCTCGGTGATGCCGTTCATGGCCGACGCGGGCGGCTTCTGGATGTACTTCCTCAGCCAGGCGTTCGGCTGGTCCGCCCTGCTCTGGGCCTGGGGCACCGTCATCCTCGGGCTGATGCTGTCGGGCCCCCGGCCCGGCCGCCTGCCGCTGTCGGCCCCCCGGCTGGAACGCCTGCACCGCACCACGAGCCTCAACACCATGGCCCTGATCGCGGCCCACGCCCTGCTGTTCGCGGCCGAACTGGTCCGCCACGACACGGCGTCCTGGAACTCGGCGGTCGCCACCGCCTTCGTGGAGGCGTTCGTCCCCGGCGGCTACGACTCGGGAACCGGGCGGATCGCCATCCCCGTCGGCCAGGCGGCCCTGTACCTCGCGGTCCCGCTCGGGCTGCTCTTCTACGTACGCCACCGCATCGGCCCCAGGACCTGGCGGGTCCTGCACCGCTGCGTGATCGTCGTCTACGTCCTCAGCGTCTGGCACACCCTGCTGTACGGGACCAACGTCTGGTACGACGGCTGGTTCCGCACCGGTGTCTGGCTCCTCCAGCTGCCGATCGCCGTGCTGCTGCTCCTGCGGCTGATGCGGCCCGCCCGCCGCTCCGAGGCCCTTTCCGCCCGGACCGGCGCGACCTCGGGGGGCCGGACACGATGGGCCCTGCGCCTCGCCGGCCGGCTCGCGGTGGTGGCGGTCGTGGTGGCGCTGGTCGCCGTGGTGGCCACCGGCAGGGACGGCGGGCGCGCCGTGCCCCCGGAGGACACGTCCTCCACCCACCACCACGACTGAGGGGTCGTCCGCGATCGGGGGCGGGAGCCGCGCACCCCGGAAGCGATGACGGGCGGAAGTCGCGGACCCCGGTCACCATGACGGGCGGGAGCCGTGTGAAGGCCGACCGTCCCGCGTCGTACGCTCGGGCCATGACCACCAACGATCTTCCCGTGATCGCCGCCGTCGACGGTTCGACCCACGGTCGGCGGGCGCTCGACTGGGCCACCCGTGAAGCCGTGCGGCGCGGACTGCCCCTCCTGATCGTCCACGTCCGCCCGCTCGCGCGGCCGGCCGACGAGGAGACCGGGAGGCGCGAGTCGGAGGAGTTGCTGGCCGAGTCCGTCCGCCGGAGCGCGCTCATCGCTCCGGAGCTGCGGCCCTCGACGCTGGCCCCGCTGGACTTCCCGTCCGCGGCCCTGGTCTCGCTGAGCCGGGACGCGTCGATGATCGTGGTCGGTTCGCGCGGCCTCGGCGGCTTCCGATCGCTGATGATCGGTTCCAACAGCCTCGCCACCGCATCGATGGCGAGCTGCCCCGTCGTGGTCGTGCGGGACGACCGCCCGGAGGGGGACGACGACCGGGCGGGCGACGCGGGCGCCCGTACCGACATCGTGGCGGGGGTGGCCGCCGACGAGAGCAGCGAGGCGGTCCTGGAGTTCGCCTTCGCCACCGCGGCCTCCCGCCCCGGCGCCCGGCTGCGGATCGTGCACGGCTGGACGATGTTCTCCTCGATGCTCGCGGGCGGACCCGTCCTGGACCGCGAGGAGGCTGCGGGCTCGGCGGCCCGTACGCTGGCCGAGCTGACCTCGGGCCGCCAGGAGATGTACCCGCAGGTGGAGATCGTCCGGGAGCCGGTCAACGGTTCCGCGTCGCACACCCTGGTGACCGCCTCGGCGACGGCGGCCCTGACGGTGGTGGGACGGCGCAAGGGCGGCGAGTCGCTCGGGCTCGGGCTGTCCCCGGTGGCGCAGACGACGATCACGCACGCGCCGGGGCCGGTCGCCGTCGTCCCCTGTTGAGTCGCGCGGCTCCGGGAAGGGCGCGGCTCCGGAAACGCTGAGCCGCTCGACTCCGGGAAGCCGTCCGCCCGGCGATGTCATGCCCGGCGTCACGACCGGCGGCCGCTACGCCGTCGAGCTGCGACGCGCCGGGCCGTGAGGCTGATCCACCGGGTCACCGTCCACGGGAAGGGGCGGCGGGCACAGGGCGCGTGAGGGGGTGCACATCGCTCGCCCTGCCCCGCCCGGCTCGCGTCCTGTGTCCGGCGGAGGTCGCCTCCCCCACACTGGGAGGTCCAGGGGGCCGGATGGTCCAGGGGTCCACGGGCCGGCGCGGTGACCGGTGACCACGGTGACCGCCCGCCCGTGCACGACCGAGGAGGGCACGGCATGCACATGCGGGGCGGGCGGCGACTCCCGGACGACCGGGACACGGGCACCACTCCCGGCGGTGGCGGCGGGCCTGCGTCCGGTGGGACGGCCGCTCGTGGCGGCACCGCGTCCACCTCCGGTGACGGTCCGACGGCGGCCGGCCGGGGCTCCCCCCGCACCGGGCCGCTCGCCTCCCCCGGCATCCGGGGCGCGGCAGCGCTGCTCGCCGGGGCCCTGCCGGCTCTCGCCTTCCCCGAGCCCGGCCTCTGGTGGTTCGCCTACCTGGCGCTGGTCCCCTGGCTGCTGCTGATCCGCACCGCGCACTCACCGCGCCGGGCGGCGCTGGACGGGTGGCTCGGCGGGATCGGGTTCGTCGTCGCCGTGCACCACTGGCTGATGCCGAGTCTCCATGTCTTCATCGTGCTGCTGGCCGCGCTGCTCGGGCTCCTGTGGGCCCCCTGGGGTCTGCTGGTGGCCCGGCTGCTCGGCGGGGCTCCGAACGCGACGCGGGCCGTGGCCGCCGTGCTCGTCGTGCCCTCCGGATGGCTGATGATCGAGCTGGTCCGGTCCTGGGAGGGCCTGGGCGGACCCTGGGGGCTCCTCGGCGCGAGTCAGTGGGAGGTGGGCCCTGCCCTGCGGGTCGCCTCGGTGGGCGGGGTGTGGCTGGTGAGCCTGCTGGTGGTCGCGGTGAACACCGGTGCGGCTCTGCTGATCGCCGACCGTGCGGCGCGGACGGCCGCCGGGGTCCTGCTGGGGGTGTGCGGCCTGTCGGTCGCGGCGGTGGCGGCTTGGGCGCCCCGGCCCCAGGGCGCGGGCACGGTCAGGATCGCCGTCGTGCAGCCGGGCGTCGTGGAGGGTCCGGGGAGCGTCGCGCGCCGCCTGGACCGGGGTGAGGAGCTGACCCGGACGCTGGCGGGCCGGGACGTGGACCTGGTGGTGTGGGGCGAGAGCAGCATCGGCGCGGGTGCGTGGCAGCACCCGGAGACCGTGCGGCGCCTGGCGGAGCTGTCCCGCCGGGTCGGCGCGGACCTGCTGGTCAACGTGGATGCCCGGCAGACGGACGGCTCGGGGCGGTCGGGGATCTTCAAGTCGGCGGTGCTCGTGGGGCCCGGCGGCCCGACCGGGGACCGTTACGACAAGATGCGGCTGGTCCCGTTCGGCGAGTACGTCCCGGCCCGCTCCCTGCTGGGGTGGGCGACCTCCGTGGGCAAGGCGGCGGGTGAGGACCGGCTGCGCGGCGACCGCCAGGTGGTGATGGCGCTGCCGGACGGGGCGCGGGGGCTGCGGATCGGCCCGCTGGTCTGCTTCGAGACGGCGTTCCCCGACATGAGCCGCCGGCTGGTGCGCGACGGTGCGCAGGTGATCGTCGCCCAGTCAGCCACCTCGACGTTCCAGGAGAGCTGGGCCCCTGCCCAGCACGCCTCGCTGGGGGCGTTGCGCGCGGCCGAGAACGGCCGCCCGATGGTCCACGCCACGCTCACCGGGATCAGTGCCGCGTACGGGCCCCGGGGGGACCGGGTCGGCCGCCCGCTCGGCACGGAGGCGAGCGCGGCGCAGGTGTTCGACCTGCCGCTGGCACGCGGGGAGACGCTCTACGGCCGGTTCGGCGACTGGCCGGTGTACGGGGCGTTGGCGGCGATCGCCGTGCTGTGCGCCGTCGAGGGGGTACGGGCGTTCAGGAAGCCTGCTCCAGGGCCTCCGTGACCACCCGTTCGCACAGCTCGTGGGTGGCCAGCGCGTCCCGCGCGCTGAGGGTCTCGCCCCGGCCCACGGCGTCGAGGAAGGCGAGGACGCAGCTCTCGATCCCGCGCTGACGGGCCACCGGCACCCAGTCGCCGCGCCGCCGCACGCTGGGTTGGCCCTTGTGGTCGACGATGTCCGCGAGGTTGAGCACCTGACGCTTGGTGTCCTGGCCGGAGACTTCGAGGATCTCCTCGGTCGACCCGTTCAGCCGGTTCATCATGCCGATGGCGGTGAACCCGTCTCCCGACAGCTGGAGCACCACGTGGTGCATGAGCCCGTCCACGATCCGGGCCCGCACGGTGGTGTGGTCGACCGTGCCGGGGACCAGGAAGCGCAGGGTGTCGACGACGTGGATGAAGTCGTCGAGGATCATGGTCCGGGGGTCCTCGGGCAGTCCGACCCGGTTCTTCTGCAGGAGGATCAGCTCGCGCGGGTGTTCCGCGCACTGCGCGTACCCCGGAGCGAAGCGGCGGTTGAAGCCGACGGCGAGGCTGACGCCGCGCTCCTCCGCGAGGTTCACCAGCCGCTCGGAGTCGGCGAACTCGTAGGCGATCGGTTTGTCGACATAGGTGGCGATCCCGGCGTCGAGGAGGCGTTCCACGATCTGCGGGTGCACGGCGGTCGGGGCGTGCACGAACGCCGCGTCCAGCCCCGCGTCGATGAGGGAGTCGAGGGTCGTGTGACGGCGTTCGGCGGGGACGCGGTGGGCGTCGCCGACCGCCAGGAGCGTGGCGGGGGTGCGGGTCTGCAGATGCAGCTCGGCCCCCGGCACGGCGGTGAGCACCGGCAGGTACGCCTTCCGGGCGATGTCGCCGAGCCCGATGCAACCGATCTTCACGAGGTCTCCCTGTCGCCGTGCCGCGCCGCTGTGCGCGGCTGTCCGCGCCCCGGCAGCATACGTCGCCGAGGCCGGCCGCCCACCGGCCGGTCCGACAACGAACTCCCTGGCCAGGGCCATGATCATGGATTACGAAGACCGCCATGGCCGCTGCCGGGCGTGAGAAGTCCGCCATGGACTCCGGGCGTGAGAAGTACGCCCGGCACATACGGACACGCCGACCCGCTGCGCGAGCGCGCGGACGGCACCCCCGGCGCCTGACCACCGGCTCCCCGCCCCGCAAGCCACGACTCGGGCCCGGGGCCGGGACGGGTGACGCCGCCCGGCGGGTGCGGTGCCGCGTTCCCGCGAGTGCGGTGCCGCGTTCCCGCGAGTGCGGGCCGGGGCGCCGTGCTGACCGGGTCACTCGTGCGGGCCATTCCCCGCGCACCGGCTCCCCGGAGCCCTGTCCGGGCCGCAGAGTTGCGGGGTGCAGAGAACCAGCATCACCACGAAGCTCCTGGTCGGGCTGGCGGTCACGGCCGTCTCCGGCTGCGTGTCGGTGGAGCCCGGAGTCGTTCCCTCCCCGCGCCCCGGCAGCAGCGGGCCGGGGCAGGACGTGGCCCCGCAGATCGTGCAGCCGCCCGCCCGCGAGGCGCTGGAGGCCGTACCCGATGCGAGCCCGTCCCCGCCGTCCGCCCACCGGCCCTCCCCCGCCGACGCCCCCACCGCACCCTCGCGGGGCGGGCCGCCGGGGGCTGTGGGGCCGGCCGAGCGCGCGGACCCGCCGCGACAGCGGGCCCCCCACCGGCCCCGCGCCGAACCGCCCGTCGCCGCCCCCGACCCCGCCCTGCCGCGCGCCCCCGGCGGGGCCGATGTGTGCGCCTGGGGCCGGGGGTACGGGAAGTGGCCGGCGGGCAGCCCGCAGTCCCGCATCTGCTCGGAGGCGTACGACCGCTGACGCCCCGGTCCCGCAGGCCGGCTCGCGCGACCCCGGCGGCCCGGCTCTCCCGGAGCCGCCGGGGTCACTGCTTCCACAGGCGGAGTTCGAGGCGCTCGATGGCGGCGCGGACCCCGCCTCCGTACCCGTCGTCCGCGAGCGCGACGGCTGCCGCGCGGGCGCGCCGGAGGTGAATCCTGGCCGCGTCGGGGCGCTGGAGCTTGAGGTAGTCCGCCGCGAGGTTGAGGTGCAGGGAGGGGTAGAACGCCCGGACGGCCGGCAGGTCCCGGTGCTCGGCCGCCCGCTCGCCGTCGGCCCCCTCGCCTCCCCCCGGCTGCCCCGCACCCCTCGACCGCGAGGCGTCTCCCTGCCCCGAGGCGTCCCCCGGCCCCCCGGTGTCCCGCAGTGCGTCCGCGGCCGTCAGCGCGCGCAGGTCCCAGGCCAGCTCGTCGCCGGGGTCGTCCTGGGCGTCGGCCATGTAGTGCGCGAGGGTGCAGCGGTGCAGCGGCGCGCCGTCCGCGCCCAGCTCGGCCCAGAGCGCGCCGAAGCGGTTGCGGGCCTCCTCGCGGTCGCCCGCGTGCAGCAGCATGATGGCCTGGCCGATCCGGGTCATGACGGCGTCCTCGGACACCTGCTGCTGCTCCACCACTGCTCGCTCCTCGTCACCCGTCCGACCGCTTCCCCTTCGTCCGACGCTAACGCCGGGCTCGCGCGGAACCGGTCAGACACGGGCTCGGAGGGCCGGCCGTCAGCCGAGGTCGGGGATCCGCCAGTCGATGGGCTGGTGCCCCTGGGCCGCCACGGCCTCGTTGATCTGCGTGAAGGGGCGGGAGCCGAAGAACTTCTTGGCGGACAGCGGCGAGGGGTGCGCGCCCTTCACCACGATGTGGCGTTCCTCGTCGATGAGCGGCAGCTTCTTCTGCGCGTAGTTGCCCCAGAGCACGAAGACCGCCGGGTCGGGCCGGTCGGCGACGGCGCGGATCACGGCGTCGGTGATCTTCTCCCAGCCCTTGTTCTTGTGGGAGTTGGCCTCGCCGCCCCGGACGGTGAGGACCGCGTTGAGCAGGAGGACGCCCTGTTCGGCCCACGGCATCAGATAGCCGTTGTCGGGGATCGGCAGGCCCAGCTCCTCCTGCATCTCCTTGTAGATGTTGCGCAGCGACGGGGGCGTCCTGACACCGGGCCGCACGGAGAAGCAGAGGCCGTGGCCCTGACCCTCGCCGTGGTACGGGTCCTGGCCGAGGACCAGGACCTTGACCTTGTCGTACGGCGTGGCGTCCAGGGCGGCGAAGACCTGCTCGCGCGGCGGGTACACGGGCCCCTTGGCGCGCTCCTCCTCGACGAAGTCCGCCAGTTCCTTGACGTACGGCTTCTGCAGTTCTTCGCCGAGGACGGCACGCCAGGACTCGGGCAGCAGGTCGATATCGGTCACGTCCACAACCTCCGGTGAGCAACAGGTTCTTGATCCCCGAACCTACCGGGCCCCACTGACAACGAGCTCCGGGAGCCCCGCGCACGGCTGCTCCCGGACGGCTACCAGCTGGCCTTGCGGTACAGCTCCCACAGCTGCATGACGGTCTGCGGGTCGAGTGCGCGCTCGCCGCCGCCGATGTCCTCACCCGCGGCGACGTACAGCTTGCCCTGCCACAGCGGCAGCAGCCGGACGTCGTCCACGAGGATCTCCTGGGCCCGCTCGAACTGCTTGCTGACCGCGCCCCGGTCGCTCTCCTGCCGCGAGGCGGGGATCAGCTGCTGGGTGATCTCCTTGTTCAGGTACGGAGTGCCGGTGACGCTCTCCTTGCCCACGAACGGGGCGACGAAGTTGTCGGGGTCCGGGAAGTCCGGGAACCAGCCGCGGCCGAAGACCGGGTACTCGCCCTTCGTGAAGCCTTCCTGAAGGATCTTCCAGGGCTCGCCCTGAAGGGTGATCTCGAACAGCCCGGACGCCTCCAGCTGCCGCTTGATCTCCTCGAACTCGGTCTCGGTGGAGGAGCCGTAGCGGTCGGTGGCGTACCAGAACTTCATCTTCACGGGCTCGGTGATGCCGGCCTCGGTGAGAACGCGCTCCGCCTTCTTCACGTCCGGGTCGCCGAAGGTGTCGAAGAAGCTCGTGGTGTGTCCGGCGATGCCCTTGGGGATCATGGAGTACAGGGGCTCGGCGGTGCCCCGGTAGACCTTGGCGACCAGGGCGTCCCGGTCCACGACATGGGCGATGGCCTTGCGGACGGCGGGGTTGGCGGCGGCCGGGTCCTTCGGGTTGAAGACCAGGAAGCGGATGTCGGCGCCGGTGGACTCGACGATCTGGAGGCCGGCGTTGTCGGCCTTGTCGTCCTCCAGGCTGACGACCTCCTCGGCGGTCAGGCCCCGGTAGGTGGCGTCGATCTCGTCGGCCTTGAGAGCGTCCACCATGTCGGCGGACTTGCCGAAGTAGCGGATGGTGACCGCGTCGTTCTTCCGGTCGGCGAAGCCCTTGTAGTCCGCGTACTTCTTCAGTTCGGCGGTCCGGCCCTCCTCGTAGGACTCCAGGAGGTAGGGGCCGGAGCCGGTGACCTTGCCGTCCTCGCGGATCTTGTCCTTGGGGTAGTCGCCGGGGGCGACGAGCGACATCGCGGGCGTGGCCAGGATGAACGGGAACGTGGCGTCGGACTGGTTCAGGTGGAAGATGACCGTGTCGTCGCCCTTGGTCTCGATCCGGTCCAGGGAGCCGAGCATTCCGGCCGGGCCGCCCTTGAAGTGGATGTCCACGATCCGGTAGATGGAGTACTTCACGGCCTCGGCGTCGAGCTTCTCGCCGTTGGAGAACTTCAGGTTCTTCTTGAGCGTGCACCGGTACGCCATGCTCGTGGCGTCGGTGAACTCACAGGAATCGGCCGCGTCCGGCTCCGGGCTCGTACTGCCGGTGGGGAAGCTCACCAGGGTCTGGTAGACGTTCCTCATCAGCTCCCAGGAGCTGTCCCAGGCTGCCGCCGGATCGAGGGTGGAGGGGGAGCTGGTCGTTCCCACGGTTATCTTCTGCTCCGCCTCCGATCCACTGTCGGAGAGGAGACCGCATCCGGCCAGCAGAGAAAGGGAAGCTAGGGCTGCAGCAACCTGCAGACTGGCCCGGTAGAACACGTGCACGCTCCTCGATCAGCCTTGGGTCGGCAGACCATACCGCAGCGCCCCACCGGGCCAATCCGCCGGCCCGGCGGGGCACTTGGCTCAATCGGGGCCAAATCGGCTCAGTCCGAACTCAGCCCACACCGGCGTTGAGGAAAATTCCTCCGTCGACCACGAGGGTCTGCCCGGTGATCCAGTCGGACTGCGCGGAGGTGAGGAAGGCAGCCGCACCACCGATGTCCTCGGGCACCCCGAGCCGGCCCAGGGGGTAGGCGGCGGCCGCCTCCGCCTCGCGCCCCTCGTAGAGGGCCTGGGCGAATTTCGTCTTCACCACGGCCGGGGCGATGGCGTTGACCCGGACGACCGGGGCGAACTCGTGCGCCAACTGGAGGGTGAGGTTGACCATCGCCGCCTTGCTCATCCCGTACGCGCCGATGAACGGCGAGGCGGAGACCCCGGCGATCGAGGCGATGTTCACGATCGCCCCGCCGTTCTCCCGCTGCCACGCCTTCCAGGTCTGCTGGGCGAAGCCGAGCGCCGAGATCACATTGGTCTCGTAGACCTTGCGGGCCACGTTCAGGTCGAGCTCCGCCATGGGGCCGAAGACCGGGTTCGTCCCGGCGTTGTTGACCAGGAAGTCGACCCGGCCGAACGCCTCCATGGTCCGCTCGACCGCCGCCGCCTGGTGGGCCTCGTCGTGCGCTTTGCCCGCGATGCCGATCACCCGGTCGGAGCCGAGCTTCTCCACGGCCTCCTTCAGCGCCTCCTCGCCGCGCCCGGTGATGGCCACCCGGTCGCCGCGCGCCACCAGCGCCTCGGCGACTCCGTAGCCGATGCCCCTGCTCGCGCCCGTGACGAGCGCGACCTTTCCGCTGTCCTGCACCGTCATGATGTCCGTCGCCCTTCGGGTCAGTTGAGGGGTCCGCCGGCCACGTACATGACCTGGCCGGAGACGAAGCCGGCGTCGTCACCCGCGAA
Proteins encoded in this window:
- the lnt gene encoding apolipoprotein N-acyltransferase gives rise to the protein MHMRGGRRLPDDRDTGTTPGGGGGPASGGTAARGGTASTSGDGPTAAGRGSPRTGPLASPGIRGAAALLAGALPALAFPEPGLWWFAYLALVPWLLLIRTAHSPRRAALDGWLGGIGFVVAVHHWLMPSLHVFIVLLAALLGLLWAPWGLLVARLLGGAPNATRAVAAVLVVPSGWLMIELVRSWEGLGGPWGLLGASQWEVGPALRVASVGGVWLVSLLVVAVNTGAALLIADRAARTAAGVLLGVCGLSVAAVAAWAPRPQGAGTVRIAVVQPGVVEGPGSVARRLDRGEELTRTLAGRDVDLVVWGESSIGAGAWQHPETVRRLAELSRRVGADLLVNVDARQTDGSGRSGIFKSAVLVGPGGPTGDRYDKMRLVPFGEYVPARSLLGWATSVGKAAGEDRLRGDRQVVMALPDGARGLRIGPLVCFETAFPDMSRRLVRDGAQVIVAQSATSTFQESWAPAQHASLGALRAAENGRPMVHATLTGISAAYGPRGDRVGRPLGTEASAAQVFDLPLARGETLYGRFGDWPVYGALAAIAVLCAVEGVRAFRKPAPGPP
- a CDS encoding Gfo/Idh/MocA family protein → MKIGCIGLGDIARKAYLPVLTAVPGAELHLQTRTPATLLAVGDAHRVPAERRHTTLDSLIDAGLDAAFVHAPTAVHPQIVERLLDAGIATYVDKPIAYEFADSERLVNLAEERGVSLAVGFNRRFAPGYAQCAEHPRELILLQKNRVGLPEDPRTMILDDFIHVVDTLRFLVPGTVDHTTVRARIVDGLMHHVVLQLSGDGFTAIGMMNRLNGSTEEILEVSGQDTKRQVLNLADIVDHKGQPSVRRRGDWVPVARQRGIESCVLAFLDAVGRGETLSARDALATHELCERVVTEALEQAS
- a CDS encoding sigma-70 family RNA polymerase sigma factor; amino-acid sequence: MTDWALAAGGGDREAADRFVRATYEDVRRFVAYLSSDAPGADDLAQETYLRAMGGLARFAGRSCARTWLMSIARRVVVDRHRAAAVRPRTADTADWQTAVERAQPRHLPGFEEAAAVLDALRRLDPARRQAFVLTQLLGASYAEAAAAAGCPVGTVRSRVARARRELAGQWRAEPDAAAPATG
- a CDS encoding MFS transporter, with the protein product MSVEGTAARARFTGPQGCLLAGSFLITLGSFAVLPYMSVLLHQRLGLGLGTVGTVLAVASLIQFAGGAVAGPVAGRIGLRRAMLLALALRTAGFAAFVPGTTSAVLAVGALLLVSAGAALYLPANKAYLVGGAPVSQRPRLLSASGSAFNAGMALGPPAAAPFVMGSPGVLFSCVTVLFALVGAGHALLPREASYRDEEAPAFPACRVPDAPRPGPSPFVVTVSSVYAFMFFQHYLALYAVPRTSAVFYGAVLTGYASLLVVAQPLLAERVAALSYPAAVRWGFGAMAAGTAAIGAGGHVGIAAGAALLCLGEIVLFLKNDLEALARSTAAPASVFGRQRLAAGIGAFASGLVGGHLYGAAEAAGSARGFWAAVCVQCLLLPVLPLFRRRTVRDPEGSRTDTA
- a CDS encoding universal stress protein → MTTNDLPVIAAVDGSTHGRRALDWATREAVRRGLPLLIVHVRPLARPADEETGRRESEELLAESVRRSALIAPELRPSTLAPLDFPSAALVSLSRDASMIVVGSRGLGGFRSLMIGSNSLATASMASCPVVVVRDDRPEGDDDRAGDAGARTDIVAGVAADESSEAVLEFAFATAASRPGARLRIVHGWTMFSSMLAGGPVLDREEAAGSAARTLAELTSGRQEMYPQVEIVREPVNGSASHTLVTASATAALTVVGRRKGGESLGLGLSPVAQTTITHAPGPVAVVPC
- a CDS encoding uracil-DNA glycosylase; this translates as MTDIDLLPESWRAVLGEELQKPYVKELADFVEEERAKGPVYPPREQVFAALDATPYDKVKVLVLGQDPYHGEGQGHGLCFSVRPGVRTPPSLRNIYKEMQEELGLPIPDNGYLMPWAEQGVLLLNAVLTVRGGEANSHKNKGWEKITDAVIRAVADRPDPAVFVLWGNYAQKKLPLIDEERHIVVKGAHPSPLSAKKFFGSRPFTQINEAVAAQGHQPIDWRIPDLG
- a CDS encoding ferric reductase-like transmembrane domain-containing protein, which gives rise to MTNPPPAREPAAAAETSGSTPPPAGISGSEAAPGPAPAAAPKTATATATGPDTAPPGTSSAPGDGRVPSPRTTGGPRRPTLGSDLRASWPDGLVALLVTAAVFVLLYLRIRDKTSSTVSVMPFMADAGGFWMYFLSQAFGWSALLWAWGTVILGLMLSGPRPGRLPLSAPRLERLHRTTSLNTMALIAAHALLFAAELVRHDTASWNSAVATAFVEAFVPGGYDSGTGRIAIPVGQAALYLAVPLGLLFYVRHRIGPRTWRVLHRCVIVVYVLSVWHTLLYGTNVWYDGWFRTGVWLLQLPIAVLLLLRLMRPARRSEALSARTGATSGGRTRWALRLAGRLAVVAVVVALVAVVATGRDGGRAVPPEDTSSTHHHD